The Dermacentor albipictus isolate Rhodes 1998 colony chromosome 2, USDA_Dalb.pri_finalv2, whole genome shotgun sequence genome has a segment encoding these proteins:
- the LOC135899861 gene encoding GTP-binding protein Rit2-like isoform X2 — MEESDYLNTSKMVQTTNRGAGHSSNQKGGVRVYKIVVLGDGGVGKSALTLQFVTHSFLEYHDPTIEDAYQQKTVIDGEVALLDILDTAGQIEFTAMRDQYMRCGEGFVICYAITDRRSLEEAAECRKQIERVRCSESVPMVLVGNKCDLESSRQVSTEEGQALAQQMNCPFYETSAALRHFVDDVFHTLVREIRRREKERQFLLRRAARRKASSERWQAFTHACRSLLCVRGSGDASSHS; from the exons ATGGAAGAGAGTGATTATTTAAATACAAGCAAG ATGGTGCAAACGACGAACCGAGGTGCTGGCCATTCGTCGAACCAGAAGGGCGGTGTTCGCGTTTACAAGATCGTCGTGCTTGGCGATGGAGGCGTGGGAAAAAGCG CTCTGACACTTCAGTTCGTGACTCACAGCTTCTTGGAATACCACGACCCGACCATCG AGGATGCCTACCAGCAGAAGACTGTCATTGATGGAGAAGTGGCCCTATTGGACATTCTGGACACTGCTGGCCAG ATTGAATTCACAGCTATGCGGGACCAGTACATGCGCTGCGGGGAAGGTTTTGTCATATGCTATGCCATCACCGACCGTAGAAGCCTGGAGGAAGCTGCCGAGTGCAGGAAGCAGATTGAGCGTGTCCGCTGTTCAGAGTCTGTGCCCATGGTTCTGGTCGGCAACAAATGTGACCTGGAAAGTTCTCGCCAG GTTTCCACCGAGGAAGGGCAGGCGTTGGCACAACAGATGAACTGCCCCTTCTACGAGACCTCAGCCGCGCTGCGTCACTTTGTGGATGACGTGTTCCACACACTGGTCCGTGAGATCCGGCGCCGGGAGAAGGAGCGACAGTTCCTGCTTCGGCGGGCCGCCCGCAGGAAGGCATCCAGCGAACGGTGGCAAGCGTTCACACACGCCTGCCGCTCCCTGCTTTGTGTGCGCGGATCCGGGGACGCGTCGTCTCACTCCTGA
- the LOC135899861 gene encoding GTP-binding protein Rit2-like isoform X1 gives MTYFHSTHFTTRPYLYPKLQMVQTTNRGAGHSSNQKGGVRVYKIVVLGDGGVGKSALTLQFVTHSFLEYHDPTIEDAYQQKTVIDGEVALLDILDTAGQIEFTAMRDQYMRCGEGFVICYAITDRRSLEEAAECRKQIERVRCSESVPMVLVGNKCDLESSRQVSTEEGQALAQQMNCPFYETSAALRHFVDDVFHTLVREIRRREKERQFLLRRAARRKASSERWQAFTHACRSLLCVRGSGDASSHS, from the exons ATGACGTATTTTCATTCTACACACTTCACTACTAGGCCTTACCTGTATCCGAAGCTACAG ATGGTGCAAACGACGAACCGAGGTGCTGGCCATTCGTCGAACCAGAAGGGCGGTGTTCGCGTTTACAAGATCGTCGTGCTTGGCGATGGAGGCGTGGGAAAAAGCG CTCTGACACTTCAGTTCGTGACTCACAGCTTCTTGGAATACCACGACCCGACCATCG AGGATGCCTACCAGCAGAAGACTGTCATTGATGGAGAAGTGGCCCTATTGGACATTCTGGACACTGCTGGCCAG ATTGAATTCACAGCTATGCGGGACCAGTACATGCGCTGCGGGGAAGGTTTTGTCATATGCTATGCCATCACCGACCGTAGAAGCCTGGAGGAAGCTGCCGAGTGCAGGAAGCAGATTGAGCGTGTCCGCTGTTCAGAGTCTGTGCCCATGGTTCTGGTCGGCAACAAATGTGACCTGGAAAGTTCTCGCCAG GTTTCCACCGAGGAAGGGCAGGCGTTGGCACAACAGATGAACTGCCCCTTCTACGAGACCTCAGCCGCGCTGCGTCACTTTGTGGATGACGTGTTCCACACACTGGTCCGTGAGATCCGGCGCCGGGAGAAGGAGCGACAGTTCCTGCTTCGGCGGGCCGCCCGCAGGAAGGCATCCAGCGAACGGTGGCAAGCGTTCACACACGCCTGCCGCTCCCTGCTTTGTGTGCGCGGATCCGGGGACGCGTCGTCTCACTCCTGA
- the LOC135899861 gene encoding GTP-binding protein Rit2-like isoform X3: protein MVQTTNRGAGHSSNQKGGVRVYKIVVLGDGGVGKSALTLQFVTHSFLEYHDPTIEDAYQQKTVIDGEVALLDILDTAGQIEFTAMRDQYMRCGEGFVICYAITDRRSLEEAAECRKQIERVRCSESVPMVLVGNKCDLESSRQVSTEEGQALAQQMNCPFYETSAALRHFVDDVFHTLVREIRRREKERQFLLRRAARRKASSERWQAFTHACRSLLCVRGSGDASSHS, encoded by the exons ATGGTGCAAACGACGAACCGAGGTGCTGGCCATTCGTCGAACCAGAAGGGCGGTGTTCGCGTTTACAAGATCGTCGTGCTTGGCGATGGAGGCGTGGGAAAAAGCG CTCTGACACTTCAGTTCGTGACTCACAGCTTCTTGGAATACCACGACCCGACCATCG AGGATGCCTACCAGCAGAAGACTGTCATTGATGGAGAAGTGGCCCTATTGGACATTCTGGACACTGCTGGCCAG ATTGAATTCACAGCTATGCGGGACCAGTACATGCGCTGCGGGGAAGGTTTTGTCATATGCTATGCCATCACCGACCGTAGAAGCCTGGAGGAAGCTGCCGAGTGCAGGAAGCAGATTGAGCGTGTCCGCTGTTCAGAGTCTGTGCCCATGGTTCTGGTCGGCAACAAATGTGACCTGGAAAGTTCTCGCCAG GTTTCCACCGAGGAAGGGCAGGCGTTGGCACAACAGATGAACTGCCCCTTCTACGAGACCTCAGCCGCGCTGCGTCACTTTGTGGATGACGTGTTCCACACACTGGTCCGTGAGATCCGGCGCCGGGAGAAGGAGCGACAGTTCCTGCTTCGGCGGGCCGCCCGCAGGAAGGCATCCAGCGAACGGTGGCAAGCGTTCACACACGCCTGCCGCTCCCTGCTTTGTGTGCGCGGATCCGGGGACGCGTCGTCTCACTCCTGA